Proteins encoded in a region of the Paucibacter sediminis genome:
- a CDS encoding ABC transporter permease: MFAYYLDLALRSCRANPVLTGLMVLALGLGIGASMTTLTVYHVLSADPLPGRSDRLHLVQLDAGQLQGWRAGEEPDEQLTRLDAQNLLAEARAPRQALMSGGTAIVQDQAEQAEARSVSARYASADFFAMMGAPLRFGSGWSAADDAAHARVVVISHELNERLFGGADSSGRSLRVQDTEMRIIGVLAPWRLTPHFYDLNMGSYARVEELFVPFATAMEIGLNRAGSMNCWGNERVNDPLAAGANCAWMQYWVELPDAQARQDYRAYLVAYAERQRQAGRFERPPNERLRSVRAWLVHKQVVPGDVRLQLWLALGFLLVCLTNTVGLLLAKCLRGTPQIGVRRALGASRKAIFAQHLVEALVIGGAGGLLGLLLAWIGLLGVRMNPASYAELARLDGPMLAACIAVSLLASVAAGLLPAWRAAQVAPALQLKSQ; the protein is encoded by the coding sequence ATGTTCGCCTACTACCTGGACCTGGCGCTGCGCAGCTGCCGCGCCAATCCGGTGCTCACCGGCCTGATGGTGCTGGCCCTGGGCCTGGGCATAGGCGCCAGCATGACCACGCTGACGGTCTACCACGTGCTCTCGGCCGACCCGCTGCCGGGCCGCAGCGACCGGCTGCACCTGGTGCAGCTGGATGCCGGCCAGCTGCAGGGCTGGCGCGCCGGCGAGGAGCCCGACGAGCAGCTCACCCGGCTCGACGCGCAGAACCTGCTGGCCGAGGCGCGCGCACCGCGCCAGGCCCTCATGAGCGGCGGCACCGCGATCGTGCAGGACCAGGCCGAGCAGGCCGAGGCGCGCAGCGTCAGCGCGCGCTATGCCTCGGCGGACTTCTTCGCCATGATGGGCGCGCCGCTGCGCTTCGGCAGCGGCTGGAGCGCCGCCGACGACGCCGCCCATGCCCGCGTGGTGGTGATCTCGCACGAACTCAATGAGCGCCTGTTCGGCGGCGCCGACAGCAGCGGCCGCAGCCTGCGCGTGCAGGACACTGAGATGCGCATCATCGGCGTGCTCGCGCCCTGGCGCCTGACGCCGCATTTCTACGACCTCAATATGGGCAGCTATGCGCGCGTGGAGGAACTCTTCGTGCCCTTTGCCACCGCCATGGAGATCGGCCTGAACCGCGCCGGCAGCATGAACTGCTGGGGCAACGAGCGCGTCAACGACCCGCTGGCGGCGGGCGCGAACTGCGCCTGGATGCAGTACTGGGTGGAGCTGCCCGATGCGCAAGCGCGGCAGGACTACCGCGCCTATCTGGTGGCCTATGCCGAGCGCCAGCGCCAGGCGGGCCGCTTCGAGCGCCCGCCCAACGAGCGCCTGCGCAGCGTGCGCGCATGGCTGGTGCACAAGCAGGTGGTGCCCGGCGACGTCCGGCTGCAGCTCTGGCTGGCGCTGGGCTTCCTGCTCGTCTGCCTGACCAACACGGTGGGCCTGCTGCTGGCCAAATGCCTGCGCGGCACGCCGCAGATCGGGGTGCGGCGCGCGCTCGGCGCCTCGCGCAAGGCCATCTTTGCCCAGCATCTGGTGGAGGCGCTGGTGATCGGCGGCGCGGGCGGGCTGCTGGGCCTGCTGCTGGCCTGGATCGGCCTGCTGGGCGTGCGCATGAACCCGGCCTCCTATGCCGAGCTGGCGCGGCTCGATGGCCCGATGCTGGCCGCCTGCATCGCCGTCTCGCTGCTGGCCAGTGTGGCCGCCGGCCTGCTGCCGGCCTGGCGCGCCGCCCAGGTGGCGCCGGCGCTGCAACTCAAATCACAGTAA
- a CDS encoding MmcQ/YjbR family DNA-binding protein has product MGQQLGGQRGWKNVSVRRARAGPLDRLLLQGRRPRFLELTGLPGLRPAPYAARYRWVQLQDPKALPLADLLALVSRSHALVFSKLTKKLQRELGPAIGESPRPKLSA; this is encoded by the coding sequence ATGGGGCAACAGCTGGGTGGCCAGCGTGGGTGGAAAAATGTTTCTGTGCGGCGGGCCCGAGCCGGGCCTCTGGACCGGCTGCTCCTTCAAGGTCGACGACCACGCTTTCTCGAGCTCACCGGCCTGCCCGGGCTGCGCCCCGCGCCCTACGCGGCGCGCTACCGCTGGGTGCAGCTGCAAGACCCCAAGGCCCTGCCCCTGGCGGACCTGCTCGCGCTGGTGAGCCGCTCGCATGCGCTGGTGTTCAGCAAGCTGACGAAGAAGCTGCAGCGGGAGTTGGGCCCGGCCATCGGGGAAAGTCCCAGGCCGAAACTTTCGGCGTGA
- a CDS encoding ABC transporter permease, which translates to MDLLPILATLKRHKTAAGLIVLQVALTCAIVCNALFLISQRLERINEPSGLVDDELVVVSVVGVGPSQNADAQTRTDLQALRAVPGVQQLSVINQLPFGRSFSMSTMRTQADRNAPGVGVASYNASEGWLQALGLRLVAGRDFEASEYLDNSTLEQSETGKVTALVINKALAERLFPGADAVGQTLYGISDEPTRIVGVVERLVTPHPGGSDDMNVYSMLLPVRESFRGGAYVLRTEPGRREAVLKAAIAALDQTGPGRILRQQQLFSEMRSAYYAQDRNMVHLLVGVCLALMVVTAFGIVGLASFWVQQRTRMIGTRRALGATRGQILRYFQAENLLLSGLGIVIGMAAAYGISLLLMQNYEMPRLPWSYLPVGALVLCALGQLAVLAPARRAAALPPVAALRG; encoded by the coding sequence CAAGCGTCACAAGACCGCCGCCGGCCTGATCGTGCTGCAGGTGGCCCTGACCTGCGCGATCGTCTGCAACGCGCTGTTCCTGATCAGCCAGCGCCTGGAGCGCATCAACGAGCCCAGCGGCCTGGTGGACGATGAGCTGGTGGTGGTGTCGGTCGTCGGCGTCGGGCCGAGCCAGAACGCTGATGCGCAGACCCGCACCGACCTGCAGGCGCTGCGCGCCGTGCCCGGCGTGCAGCAGCTCAGCGTGATCAACCAGCTGCCCTTCGGCCGCAGCTTCAGCATGAGCACCATGCGCACCCAGGCGGACCGCAATGCGCCGGGCGTGGGCGTGGCGTCCTACAACGCCTCCGAGGGCTGGCTGCAGGCGCTGGGCCTGCGCCTGGTGGCGGGGCGCGACTTCGAGGCCTCCGAATACCTGGACAACAGCACGCTGGAGCAGAGCGAGACCGGCAAGGTGACGGCGCTGGTGATCAACAAGGCGCTGGCCGAGCGCCTCTTCCCCGGCGCCGACGCGGTCGGCCAGACGCTCTATGGCATCAGCGACGAACCCACCCGCATCGTCGGCGTGGTGGAGCGCCTAGTCACGCCCCATCCCGGCGGCAGCGACGACATGAACGTCTACAGCATGCTGCTGCCGGTGCGCGAGAGCTTCCGCGGCGGCGCCTATGTGCTGCGCACCGAGCCCGGCCGCCGCGAGGCCGTGCTGAAGGCCGCCATCGCCGCGCTCGACCAGACCGGCCCCGGCCGCATCCTGCGCCAGCAGCAGCTGTTCAGCGAGATGCGCAGCGCCTACTACGCGCAGGACCGCAATATGGTGCACCTGCTGGTGGGCGTGTGCCTGGCCCTGATGGTGGTCACCGCCTTTGGCATCGTCGGCCTGGCGAGCTTCTGGGTGCAGCAGCGCACCCGCATGATCGGCACGCGGCGCGCGCTCGGCGCCACCCGGGGTCAGATCTTGCGCTACTTCCAGGCCGAGAACTTGCTGCTCTCGGGCCTGGGCATCGTGATCGGCATGGCGGCCGCCTATGGCATCAGCCTGCTGCTGATGCAGAACTACGAGATGCCGCGCCTGCCCTGGAGCTATCTGCCGGTCGGCGCGCTGGTGCTGTGCGCGCTGGGCCAGCTCGCCGTGCTGGCACCGGCGCGCCGCGCCGCCGCGCTGCCGCCGGTGGCAGCCTTGCGCGGCTGA
- a CDS encoding sigma-54-dependent transcriptional regulator, whose protein sequence is MRTVLIIDDNPGVGEALSLSLSLNDIRALYASEPEQGLALLAREPVDLVIQDMNFSADTTSGEEGRALFQRIRALHPDLPVILLTAWTQLEQAVALVKAGAADYLAKPWDDARLLATVENLLELAESTRELQRRRQASRQRHAALRARYQLGELVFASDAMLATLETACQVARAPLPVLISGPNGSGKERIAAIVHANSAVAGGPFVALNCGALPGELIEAELFGAESGAYTGANRAREGRFEAADGGTLFLDEIGNLPLAGQVKLLRVLETGRFERLGSNRTRETKVRVLSATNADLKAMVAAGSFREDLYYRLNVIELRLAPLAERREDVLPLAEHFLAEHGRQNGESVQLSEAAREGLLAHAWPGNVRELKNVMARAALLCQTGQIQLADLALAPASTAPAALRNLDEPSREVVLAALAAAGGVVARAAQGLGLSRQALYRRMERYGLPRD, encoded by the coding sequence ATGCGCACCGTTCTGATCATCGACGACAACCCCGGCGTGGGCGAGGCGCTCTCGCTCTCGCTCTCGCTCAACGACATCCGTGCCCTCTATGCCAGCGAGCCCGAGCAAGGCCTGGCCCTGCTGGCGCGCGAGCCGGTGGACCTGGTGATCCAGGACATGAACTTCAGCGCCGACACCACCTCGGGCGAGGAGGGCCGCGCGCTGTTCCAGCGCATCCGCGCCCTGCATCCCGACCTGCCGGTGATCCTGCTCACCGCCTGGACCCAGCTGGAGCAGGCGGTGGCGCTGGTGAAGGCCGGCGCGGCCGACTACCTGGCCAAGCCCTGGGACGATGCGCGCCTGCTGGCCACGGTGGAGAACCTGCTGGAGCTGGCCGAATCCACGCGCGAGCTGCAGCGCCGGCGCCAAGCCAGCCGCCAGCGCCATGCCGCCCTGCGCGCGCGCTACCAGCTGGGCGAGCTGGTGTTCGCCTCCGACGCCATGCTGGCCACGCTGGAGACCGCCTGCCAGGTGGCGCGCGCGCCGCTGCCGGTGCTGATCAGCGGGCCCAATGGCAGCGGCAAGGAGCGCATCGCCGCCATCGTGCATGCCAACTCGGCGGTGGCCGGCGGCCCCTTCGTGGCGCTGAACTGCGGCGCCCTGCCGGGCGAGCTGATCGAGGCCGAGCTGTTCGGCGCCGAGAGCGGCGCGTACACCGGCGCCAACCGGGCGCGCGAGGGCCGCTTCGAGGCCGCCGACGGCGGCACCCTGTTCCTGGACGAGATCGGCAACTTGCCGCTGGCCGGCCAGGTCAAGCTGCTGCGCGTGCTGGAGACCGGCCGCTTCGAGCGCCTGGGCTCCAACCGCACGCGCGAGACCAAGGTGCGCGTGCTCTCCGCCACCAATGCCGACCTCAAGGCCATGGTGGCGGCGGGCAGCTTCCGCGAAGACCTCTACTACCGCCTCAACGTGATCGAGCTGCGGCTAGCGCCGCTGGCCGAGCGGCGCGAGGACGTGCTGCCGCTGGCCGAGCATTTCCTGGCCGAGCATGGGCGCCAGAACGGCGAGTCCGTGCAGCTCAGCGAGGCCGCGCGCGAGGGCCTGCTGGCCCATGCCTGGCCGGGCAATGTGCGCGAGCTCAAGAACGTGATGGCGCGCGCCGCCCTGCTGTGCCAGACCGGCCAGATCCAGCTCGCCGACCTGGCGCTGGCGCCGGCCAGCACCGCACCCGCCGCGCTGCGCAATCTGGACGAGCCCAGCCGCGAGGTCGTGCTGGCCGCGCTGGCCGCCGCCGGCGGCGTGGTGGCGCGCGCGGCCCAGGGCCTGGGCCTGTCGCGCCAGGCCCTGTACCGGCGCATGGAGCGCTACGGGCTTCCCAGGGACTGA
- a CDS encoding FtsX-like permease family protein — translation MSLHLGPIFKTLRRHKIAAGLIVLEVGLSCAIICNAVFLIGHRLAAMQLPSGFAEQESVVLQLAPIRKEANVDAATQRDLALLRGLPGVQQASVLNQVPFGDSSNNGGISRSADAARPDANASWYLAGEGWLASSGLRLLAGRDFHPEEYQSLALLRGQPDASIPGVLISRTLAEHFFPGESALGKEVYPGGNKPVKVLGVIETLGRVRPGDVQSQGDYAVVLPVRVGYDAGVYLLRAQAGQREAVIKAARAALLQADRRRVFEPALGIDELRQRHFQQDRYMAWTLALVCLVLLVVTALGIIGLANFWVRQRSRMIGTRRALGATRGQILRYFQLENLLLSALGIALGMVAAYAINLALMLNYQLPRLPLAYLPVGALALLALGQLAVLGPARRAAALPPVQVLRG, via the coding sequence ATGTCTTTGCATTTGGGCCCCATCTTCAAGACCCTGCGCCGCCACAAGATCGCGGCCGGCCTGATCGTGCTGGAGGTGGGCCTGAGCTGCGCCATCATCTGCAACGCGGTGTTCCTGATCGGCCACCGCCTGGCCGCCATGCAGCTGCCGAGCGGCTTTGCCGAGCAGGAATCGGTGGTGCTGCAGCTGGCGCCGATACGCAAGGAGGCCAACGTCGATGCCGCCACCCAGCGCGACCTGGCCCTGCTGCGCGGCCTGCCCGGCGTGCAGCAGGCCAGCGTGCTCAACCAGGTGCCCTTCGGCGACAGCTCCAACAACGGCGGCATCTCGCGCAGCGCCGATGCCGCGCGCCCCGATGCCAACGCCTCCTGGTACCTGGCCGGCGAGGGCTGGCTGGCCAGCTCGGGCCTGCGCCTGCTCGCCGGGCGCGACTTCCACCCCGAGGAATACCAGAGCCTGGCGCTGCTGCGCGGCCAGCCGGACGCCAGCATCCCCGGCGTGCTGATCAGCCGCACGCTGGCCGAGCATTTCTTTCCCGGCGAGTCGGCGCTCGGCAAGGAGGTCTACCCGGGCGGCAACAAGCCGGTCAAGGTGCTGGGCGTGATCGAGACCCTCGGCCGCGTGCGCCCCGGCGATGTGCAGAGCCAGGGCGACTACGCCGTGGTGCTGCCGGTGCGGGTGGGCTACGACGCCGGCGTCTACCTGCTGCGCGCCCAGGCGGGCCAGCGCGAGGCCGTCATCAAGGCCGCGCGGGCGGCCCTGCTGCAGGCCGACCGCCGGCGCGTGTTCGAGCCGGCCCTGGGCATCGACGAGCTGCGCCAGCGCCATTTCCAGCAGGACCGCTACATGGCCTGGACCCTCGCCCTGGTATGCCTGGTGCTGCTGGTGGTGACCGCGCTGGGCATCATCGGCCTGGCCAATTTCTGGGTGCGCCAGCGCAGCCGCATGATAGGCACGCGCCGCGCCCTGGGCGCCACGCGCGGCCAGATCCTGCGCTACTTCCAGCTCGAGAACCTGCTGCTCTCGGCGCTGGGCATCGCGCTGGGCATGGTGGCGGCCTATGCCATCAACCTGGCGCTGATGCTCAACTACCAGCTGCCGCGCCTGCCGCTGGCCTATCTGCCGGTGGGCGCGCTGGCCCTGCTGGCGCTGGGCCAGCTGGCGGTGCTGGGGCCGGCGCGCCGCGCCGCCGCGCTGCCGCCGGTGCAGGTCTTGCGCGGATGA
- a CDS encoding sensor histidine kinase: MSLQWRFVLLLWGAALLSWLLHAALVYWPLPQLLAWADAGAAPAPWGWQALLLTLGLMLPIGLLAASAALAPLKRLLRALEGAVLSYRDGDFSSAISADGGGELAELLRLHKQLGLALREQRQHLAQRELLLDSVVQNTPVALLLVDAGGRIAYANIAARQLLGQGRSLQTRMLDVLLAQAPAGLAEALHSGRDQLFTINEAGGAEEESFHVSQRQLSLQGLPHRLILLRRMTRELSRQEVASWKRVIRVISHELNNSLAPISSLAHSGAELARRGDLERIPGVFASIGERARHLHSFLAGYASFAKLPTPRLEPVEWAGFVDGLAAHCEFRLEGELPLAPARFDGAQVEQALINLIKNAHEAGSAKADEAGQVSLGIQAQGPDWRLTVADRGPGMSEAVLAQALLPFYSTKRSGTGLGLALAREIAEAHGGRIALANREGGGLQVSLWLPR, from the coding sequence ATGAGCCTGCAGTGGCGCTTCGTTCTGCTGCTCTGGGGCGCCGCGCTGCTGAGCTGGCTGCTGCACGCCGCCCTGGTCTACTGGCCGCTGCCGCAGCTGCTGGCCTGGGCCGACGCCGGTGCGGCGCCGGCGCCCTGGGGCTGGCAGGCCCTGCTGCTGACGCTGGGCCTGATGCTGCCGATCGGCCTGCTCGCGGCCAGCGCCGCGCTGGCGCCGCTGAAGCGCCTGCTGCGCGCGCTGGAGGGCGCGGTGCTGAGCTACCGCGACGGCGATTTCAGCAGCGCCATCAGCGCCGATGGCGGCGGCGAACTGGCCGAGCTGCTGCGCCTGCACAAGCAGCTGGGCCTGGCGCTGCGCGAGCAGCGCCAGCATCTGGCGCAGCGCGAGCTGCTGCTGGACAGCGTGGTGCAGAACACGCCGGTGGCCCTGCTGCTGGTGGATGCCGGGGGCCGCATCGCCTATGCCAACATCGCCGCGCGCCAGCTGCTGGGCCAGGGCCGCAGCCTGCAGACGCGCATGCTGGACGTGCTGCTGGCGCAGGCCCCCGCCGGCCTGGCCGAGGCCCTGCACAGCGGCCGCGACCAGCTCTTCACCATCAACGAGGCGGGCGGCGCGGAAGAGGAGAGCTTCCATGTCTCGCAGCGCCAGCTGAGCCTGCAGGGCCTGCCGCACCGGCTGATCCTGCTGCGGCGCATGACGCGCGAGCTCTCGCGCCAGGAGGTGGCGAGCTGGAAGCGCGTGATCCGCGTCATCAGCCACGAGCTCAACAACTCGCTGGCGCCGATCTCCTCGCTGGCGCACAGCGGCGCCGAGCTGGCGCGGCGCGGCGATCTTGAGCGCATCCCCGGCGTGTTCGCCAGCATCGGCGAGCGCGCCCGCCATCTGCACAGCTTTCTGGCCGGCTACGCCAGCTTTGCCAAGCTGCCGACACCGCGCCTTGAGCCGGTGGAATGGGCCGGCTTCGTCGACGGCCTGGCGGCCCATTGCGAATTCCGGCTGGAGGGCGAGCTGCCGCTGGCGCCGGCGCGCTTCGACGGCGCGCAGGTCGAGCAGGCCCTCATCAATCTGATCAAGAACGCGCATGAGGCCGGCAGTGCCAAGGCGGATGAGGCCGGGCAGGTGAGCCTTGGCATCCAGGCCCAGGGCCCCGACTGGCGCCTCACCGTGGCCGACCGCGGCCCCGGCATGAGCGAGGCCGTGCTGGCACAGGCCCTGCTGCCCTTCTACTCCACCAAGCGCAGCGGCACCGGCCTGGGCCTGGCGCTGGCGCGCGAGATCGCCGAGGCGCATGGCGGGCGCATCGCGCTGGCGAACCGCGAGGGCGGCGGGCTGCAGGTCAGCCTGTGGTTGCCGCGATGA
- the glk gene encoding glucokinase translates to MNARQPVEGGAFPRLLADVGGTNVRFATQLRPQGPLLHRAGYACADFETFWDAICHHQWRLGLAAPQACAIGIATAITGDHVRMTNHHWSFSIRGLKQALKLERLLVLNDFSALALALPALTEADCWRVGGGAAVAGAPIALLGPGTGLGVSGLVPAVCGAGLVPIGGEGGHVSLASFEPEEAAVLQLLRREFGHVSAERALSGPGLENLYRALAEVRGLGRRAQEAAAISAAALAGSDALSEAALALFCGLLGEVAGNLALTLGARGGLYIGGGIVPRLGDWFGRSPFRARFEAKGRFTSYLQAIPTLVVRSGEEAALLGASRALDAASLSSC, encoded by the coding sequence GTGAACGCGCGCCAGCCGGTGGAGGGCGGCGCTTTTCCGCGCCTGCTGGCCGATGTCGGGGGCACGAATGTGCGCTTCGCCACCCAGCTGCGGCCGCAGGGCCCCCTGCTGCATCGCGCCGGCTACGCCTGCGCCGACTTCGAGACGTTCTGGGACGCAATCTGCCACCACCAGTGGCGCCTGGGCCTGGCGGCGCCGCAGGCCTGCGCGATCGGCATTGCCACCGCCATCACCGGCGACCATGTGCGCATGACCAACCACCATTGGTCCTTCTCCATCAGGGGGCTGAAGCAGGCGCTGAAGCTGGAGCGCCTGCTGGTGCTGAACGACTTCTCGGCGCTGGCGCTGGCCTTGCCGGCGCTCACCGAGGCCGATTGCTGGCGCGTCGGCGGCGGCGCTGCGGTGGCCGGCGCGCCGATCGCGCTGCTGGGCCCGGGCACGGGGCTGGGCGTGTCGGGCCTGGTGCCGGCGGTGTGCGGCGCCGGCCTCGTCCCCATCGGAGGCGAGGGCGGCCATGTCAGCCTGGCCTCCTTCGAGCCCGAGGAGGCGGCGGTGCTGCAGCTGCTGCGGCGCGAGTTCGGCCATGTCTCGGCCGAGCGCGCGCTCTCGGGGCCGGGCCTGGAGAACCTCTACCGCGCGCTCGCCGAGGTGCGCGGCCTGGGGCGGCGCGCGCAGGAGGCGGCCGCCATCAGCGCCGCCGCCCTGGCCGGCAGCGACGCGCTGAGCGAAGCGGCGTTGGCGCTGTTCTGCGGCCTGCTGGGCGAGGTGGCCGGCAACCTGGCGCTGACGCTGGGCGCGCGCGGCGGGCTCTATATCGGTGGCGGCATCGTGCCGCGCCTGGGCGATTGGTTCGGGCGCTCGCCCTTCCGCGCCCGCTTCGAGGCCAAGGGCCGTTTCACCAGCTATCTGCAGGCGATCCCGACCCTGGTGGTGCGCAGCGGCGAGGAGGCCGCCCTGCTCGGCGCGAGCCGGGCACTGGACGCGGCCTCCTTGTCCAGCTGCTAG
- a CDS encoding M13 family metallopeptidase, with amino-acid sequence MTKQSLKLTTLALLLQLAGAAFAAPLSSGLDMPGFDPAVRAQDDLFRAANGGWMKATEIPADKSEYGAFIQLRDLSDKRVRAIVDELATQQHPSGSVAQKVGAFYASFMNTEAIDKAGLAPVKPLLAEIDAIKSLKELAAWQGRMQGRLETPVQLWVMGDFKEPTVNRALTWQGGLGLPDRDYYLKKDDERMGKARAAYAQYLTLLATQAGEAKPAEAADRVMALEQRIAEAHWDKVDNRNMVKIYNPMTPAELAKAAPGFDWAGFMAAARLAGQDRLSISQPSAVSAIAKLYGELPLADWKLYFKLHLLDATADLLPKPLREARFAFRGTALTGATEEKPRWQKAIADLNGALGEAVGQLYVAKHFPPAYKARMQELVGNLLASYKESIDGLAWMTPATKAQAQDKLAKYMVKIGYPDVWRDYSKLDVRAGDALGNALRSGRFEWERVAAKAGKKVDRAEWGMTPQTVNAYYNPTLNEIVFPAAILQPPFFDMGADDAVNYGAIGAVIGHEISHGFDDQGSQFDGDGVLRNWWTEADRKAFEAVGAKLVEQYAAYEPIAGKKLNGKLTLGENIADLSGLQIAYKAYLRSLGGKPAATIDGFSGQQRFFMGWSQAWREKVREQRSLQLLTTDPHSPPEFRANGAAINHDGFHEAFGTKEGDKMFKPTGERIRIW; translated from the coding sequence ATGACGAAACAATCCCTCAAGCTCACGACCCTGGCCCTGCTGCTGCAGCTGGCCGGCGCGGCCTTTGCTGCCCCCCTGAGTTCCGGCCTCGACATGCCCGGCTTCGACCCAGCCGTGCGCGCCCAGGACGATCTGTTCCGCGCCGCCAATGGCGGCTGGATGAAGGCCACCGAGATCCCGGCCGACAAGTCCGAGTACGGCGCCTTCATCCAGCTGCGCGACCTCAGCGACAAGCGCGTGCGCGCCATCGTCGACGAGCTGGCCACGCAGCAGCACCCGAGCGGCAGCGTGGCGCAGAAGGTCGGCGCCTTCTATGCCAGCTTCATGAACACCGAGGCGATCGACAAGGCCGGGCTGGCACCGGTCAAGCCGCTGCTGGCCGAGATCGATGCGATCAAGTCGCTCAAGGAGCTGGCCGCCTGGCAGGGCCGCATGCAGGGCCGGCTGGAGACGCCGGTGCAGCTGTGGGTGATGGGCGACTTCAAGGAGCCCACCGTGAATCGCGCCCTCACCTGGCAGGGCGGCCTGGGCCTGCCGGACCGCGACTACTACCTGAAGAAGGACGACGAGCGCATGGGCAAGGCGCGCGCCGCCTACGCGCAATACCTGACCCTGCTGGCCACGCAGGCCGGCGAGGCCAAGCCCGCCGAGGCCGCGGACCGCGTGATGGCGCTGGAGCAGCGCATCGCCGAGGCGCATTGGGACAAGGTCGACAACCGCAATATGGTGAAGATCTACAACCCGATGACGCCGGCCGAGCTGGCCAAGGCGGCGCCGGGCTTCGACTGGGCCGGCTTCATGGCCGCCGCCCGCCTGGCCGGGCAGGACCGTCTCTCGATCTCGCAGCCCAGCGCCGTCAGCGCGATCGCCAAGCTCTATGGCGAGCTGCCGCTGGCCGACTGGAAGCTCTACTTCAAGCTGCACCTGCTGGACGCCACCGCCGACCTGCTGCCCAAGCCGCTGCGCGAGGCGCGCTTCGCCTTCCGCGGCACCGCGCTGACCGGCGCCACCGAGGAGAAGCCGCGCTGGCAGAAGGCCATCGCCGACCTCAACGGCGCGCTCGGCGAGGCGGTGGGCCAGCTCTATGTGGCCAAGCATTTCCCGCCCGCCTACAAGGCGCGCATGCAGGAGCTGGTGGGCAATCTGCTGGCCTCCTACAAGGAATCGATCGACGGCCTCGCCTGGATGACCCCCGCCACCAAGGCGCAGGCGCAGGACAAGCTGGCCAAGTACATGGTGAAGATCGGCTATCCGGACGTCTGGCGCGATTACAGCAAGCTCGACGTGCGCGCCGGCGACGCGCTGGGCAATGCGCTGCGCTCGGGCCGCTTCGAATGGGAGCGCGTGGCCGCCAAGGCCGGCAAGAAGGTGGATCGCGCCGAATGGGGCATGACGCCGCAGACCGTGAACGCCTACTACAACCCGACGCTCAACGAGATCGTGTTCCCGGCCGCCATCCTGCAGCCGCCCTTCTTCGACATGGGCGCCGACGATGCGGTGAACTACGGCGCCATCGGCGCGGTGATCGGCCACGAGATCAGCCATGGCTTCGACGACCAGGGCAGCCAGTTCGACGGCGACGGCGTGCTGCGCAACTGGTGGACCGAAGCCGACCGCAAGGCCTTCGAGGCGGTGGGCGCCAAGCTGGTGGAACAGTACGCGGCCTACGAGCCGATCGCCGGCAAGAAGCTCAACGGCAAGCTGACCCTGGGCGAGAACATCGCCGACCTCTCGGGCCTGCAGATCGCCTACAAGGCCTATCTGCGCTCGCTGGGTGGCAAGCCTGCCGCGACCATCGACGGTTTCAGCGGCCAGCAGCGCTTCTTCATGGGCTGGTCGCAGGCCTGGCGCGAGAAGGTGCGCGAGCAACGCTCGCTGCAGCTGCTCACCACCGATCCGCATTCGCCGCCCGAGTTCCGTGCCAATGGCGCCGCCATCAACCACGATGGTTTCCATGAGGCCTTCGGCACCAAGGAGGGCGACAAGATGTTCAAGCCCACGGGCGAGCGCATCCGCATCTGGTAA